Proteins encoded within one genomic window of Mesobacillus subterraneus:
- a CDS encoding bifunctional metallophosphatase/5'-nucleotidase: MTKLTIIQQNDTHGSLDLHHELFWQDNKPELRKTGGFPRIAKYVKDLKSQNENLLFLDGGDLFHGTLPLVASKGEAILPSLKKIGLDGWVPGNWDFAYGKEQLSSLVEALPFPTVACNVRDAKTNESFMKPFVIKELDGVKVGIIGLTYPYVDETMPESFSKGLAFSRGVDETRACVEELKGQVDLVVLLSHMGLPLDVELATFVDDIDIVLSGHSHDRVEEAITVNDTLIVQAGSSASFLGKLDITLEGGRIEDYRYELVPIDESLPVDEEMAGIIADIIEPYSNERGNIIGNTESILHRMTLNEAPMDQLITDAYLHAYDSDVAFSHGWRYGTPVPAGDITEYDLHTIIPTNPEVFTIEMTGERVRNALEKNLEMVFSRDPFKQKGGYILRSSGLFMSFKPYNPEGNRIQKLLVGGQEIDLKKKYKIAGAGKQLFKGAEADKTYHGVHAIDVIKQYLLEKGTFKADGEPRILST, from the coding sequence ATGACAAAGTTGACGATTATACAGCAAAACGATACCCATGGGAGCCTGGATCTTCATCATGAATTATTTTGGCAGGACAACAAACCGGAACTCCGTAAAACAGGCGGATTTCCGAGAATTGCGAAGTATGTAAAGGATCTTAAATCGCAGAATGAGAATCTCCTTTTTCTTGATGGAGGGGATCTTTTCCATGGGACGCTCCCACTAGTAGCATCGAAGGGTGAAGCTATTTTGCCATCATTGAAAAAGATAGGCTTGGATGGATGGGTTCCGGGGAACTGGGATTTTGCTTATGGGAAGGAGCAGTTGTCTTCCCTGGTAGAAGCCTTGCCTTTTCCCACAGTCGCTTGCAACGTAAGAGATGCAAAAACAAACGAATCGTTTATGAAGCCATTTGTCATCAAGGAGCTAGATGGCGTCAAGGTCGGTATCATTGGACTGACTTATCCGTATGTCGATGAAACCATGCCTGAAAGCTTCTCGAAAGGCCTTGCATTCTCAAGAGGCGTAGATGAGACACGTGCTTGCGTGGAAGAATTAAAGGGCCAAGTGGACCTTGTTGTGTTGTTAAGCCATATGGGACTTCCTCTTGATGTCGAGCTGGCAACCTTCGTCGATGATATTGATATAGTCCTGTCGGGACATAGCCATGACAGGGTAGAAGAGGCGATTACGGTAAATGATACGCTAATCGTCCAGGCTGGTTCTAGTGCATCATTCCTTGGAAAACTTGATATCACCCTTGAAGGCGGAAGGATAGAGGATTATCGGTACGAACTAGTGCCCATTGACGAAAGCCTCCCCGTGGATGAGGAAATGGCGGGAATCATTGCTGATATTATAGAGCCATACAGTAACGAACGGGGCAATATCATTGGCAATACGGAGTCGATTTTACACAGAATGACCTTAAATGAAGCACCGATGGATCAATTAATCACAGATGCTTATCTTCATGCCTACGATAGCGATGTGGCATTTTCCCACGGTTGGAGGTACGGTACTCCGGTTCCTGCAGGGGATATTACCGAGTATGACCTGCATACTATCATCCCGACGAATCCGGAAGTGTTCACGATCGAGATGACGGGAGAGCGCGTGAGGAATGCCCTAGAGAAGAATCTGGAGATGGTGTTCTCAAGAGACCCGTTCAAGCAAAAAGGCGGATATATACTGAGGTCCTCTGGGTTATTCATGTCATTCAAGCCATATAATCCGGAAGGGAACAGGATACAAAAGCTGCTCGTTGGCGGACAGGAGATCGATCTGAAAAAGAAATACAAGATAGCTGGTGCCGGCAAGCAGCTCTTTAAAGGGGCAGAAGCTGATAAAACCTACCATGGTGTCCATGCTATTGATGTTATTAAGCAGTATTTGCTGGAAAAGGGAACATTCAAGGCCGATGGAGAACCAAGAATCCTGAGCACCTAA
- a CDS encoding redoxin domain-containing protein, with product MNKNLLSFAILALAVVVLVVNIWKPGSTESEKNTTTPAGESVEATEDIPGAKLSSLREGAEAPDFELNTLDGNTIKLSDYRGKKVILNFWATWCPPCKAEMPHMQNFHEDYKDQGVEILAVNLTNMDKGEDEVKKFVEEYGLTFTIPMDEAGNAGTTYQAFTIPTSYILDENGVITKKIVGPMDEKMMKELTGVK from the coding sequence TTGAATAAAAATCTTTTATCATTCGCGATTTTAGCACTGGCTGTCGTTGTTCTTGTCGTGAATATCTGGAAACCCGGATCAACAGAAAGCGAGAAGAACACAACAACTCCAGCAGGAGAATCTGTAGAAGCAACAGAAGATATTCCGGGCGCGAAGCTGTCTTCTTTGCGGGAAGGCGCTGAGGCACCTGACTTTGAATTGAACACCCTTGATGGAAACACAATCAAGCTATCTGATTACCGTGGAAAAAAAGTGATACTCAATTTCTGGGCTACATGGTGCCCTCCATGTAAGGCTGAAATGCCGCATATGCAAAATTTCCATGAAGACTACAAAGACCAAGGCGTTGAAATCCTCGCTGTCAACCTGACAAATATGGATAAAGGTGAGGATGAGGTCAAAAAATTCGTCGAGGAATATGGTCTGACTTTTACGATTCCGATGGATGAAGCAGGTAACGCCGGAACCACATACCAGGCATTCACCATTCCAACCAGCTACATCCTCGATGAAAACGGCGTGATTACGAAGAAAATCGTCGGACCGATGGATGAGAAAATGATGAAGGAACTCACTGGGGTTAAGTAA
- a CDS encoding OsmC family protein: protein MEFTYYNEKLIGQLEYGFLPISPNTEMGYRPLELFVSSLTGCSTSVLANILAKKRIDYKRIDVQVSAAKNSEKANRIEQLTFNVSVQSDTIDKADQAEKLAGLVLKNCGMIQSVIGSIDIGYQIEFTPDQPKKGDVA, encoded by the coding sequence ATGGAATTTACGTACTATAATGAAAAACTAATTGGTCAGCTTGAATATGGATTCCTGCCAATATCTCCAAATACGGAGATGGGCTACAGGCCTTTGGAGCTGTTCGTATCCTCCTTAACTGGATGCAGCACCTCGGTGCTCGCAAATATTCTTGCTAAGAAGCGAATAGACTATAAAAGGATTGACGTACAAGTGTCAGCAGCGAAGAACTCGGAAAAGGCAAACCGGATTGAACAGCTGACCTTCAATGTAAGTGTTCAGTCTGATACTATTGATAAGGCTGATCAAGCTGAAAAGCTTGCCGGACTTGTCCTGAAAAATTGCGGCATGATCCAATCTGTAATTGGTAGTATCGACATTGGTTATCAGATTGAGTTCACGCCAGACCAGCCAAAAAAAGGTGATGTTGCTTGA
- a CDS encoding HAMP domain-containing sensor histidine kinase, with translation MANLLLSKLVAVNSIVILLVIMLAGISVKDYACFLVNNQQVTGTQLVDTLNSFLIKVSIIAFVIAGLLHYFSVKRIVKPVKTMAFAANQIKEGKIPAKIDVTASGELGELVTNFNAMSETLSAVQTRREEMLKDIAHELRTPLTNINGYLEALHNGILPGDRELFGSLLEESKRITRIVDLIAELDAWNKEVYFLEKQFEVTDMKQVMGESLAAFQLKLYNKFETVSQHIEQVPIFGHEDGLKQVLSNLLQNIIDYDTGGNLTIVAQPVDKVYKITLSHQGKYIDPEMKELIFERFYRVEESRSTKADGAGLGLAIAKSIIDAHQGNIGIDTDGHHHTFWITIPIQFES, from the coding sequence ATGGCAAATTTGTTACTATCTAAGCTTGTGGCAGTCAACAGCATCGTCATCCTGCTTGTCATCATGCTTGCAGGGATATCTGTGAAAGATTACGCCTGCTTCCTTGTCAATAACCAACAGGTGACTGGGACTCAGCTCGTTGACACATTGAATTCATTCCTTATCAAGGTTAGCATCATAGCATTCGTCATCGCTGGACTTTTGCATTATTTTTCGGTAAAGCGGATCGTGAAACCGGTGAAGACAATGGCATTTGCCGCCAATCAAATCAAAGAAGGCAAGATCCCTGCGAAGATAGATGTCACGGCAAGCGGTGAATTGGGTGAACTTGTAACGAATTTTAATGCGATGTCAGAAACTCTTTCTGCTGTACAGACAAGACGGGAAGAAATGTTAAAAGACATCGCCCATGAGCTTAGGACCCCTTTGACGAATATCAATGGCTACCTTGAAGCCCTTCATAACGGTATATTGCCAGGTGACCGTGAGCTGTTCGGCTCCCTTTTGGAGGAATCAAAGCGGATTACGAGGATTGTCGACCTGATTGCTGAGCTTGACGCGTGGAATAAAGAGGTTTACTTTCTTGAGAAACAGTTTGAAGTAACTGATATGAAACAAGTCATGGGAGAATCACTGGCAGCTTTCCAGCTGAAATTATATAACAAATTTGAAACGGTCAGTCAGCATATCGAACAAGTCCCCATTTTCGGACATGAAGACGGCTTAAAGCAAGTCCTCTCCAATCTGCTGCAAAATATCATAGATTATGATACGGGCGGGAACCTTACAATTGTTGCACAACCTGTTGATAAGGTGTACAAAATCACTTTATCGCATCAAGGAAAATACATCGATCCGGAAATGAAAGAACTCATTTTCGAACGATTTTACAGGGTGGAAGAATCACGCAGCACAAAAGCTGATGGTGCAGGTCTCGGACTTGCCATCGCCAAAAGCATTATTGATGCCCATCAAGGAAATATTGGCATTGATACTGATGGGCATCATCACACATTTTGGATAACGATTCCAATCCAGTTCGAATCTTAA
- a CDS encoding response regulator yields MKKELIGKSVLVVEDDPKIRTLVKIYLTNEGYEVLEADNGIAAQEIIEKYDPCILILDLMLPGKSGEEICRWLRNDLESMMPVIMLTAKAAEKNRIDGFKLGADDYVVKPFSPAELMVRIEAVLRRTSSRCGKLTFTGLTIKPAKGEAMVDGEPLDLTNFEFRLLHMFMQHPGQILSRTQILDTIYENNEKAVTERTIDVHIKNLREKIKEKTPKDYIQTVRGMGYKFAAN; encoded by the coding sequence GTGAAGAAGGAATTGATTGGCAAAAGTGTACTGGTTGTTGAAGATGACCCTAAAATCCGCACACTTGTTAAAATTTACTTGACGAATGAAGGCTATGAAGTACTAGAAGCTGACAACGGAATTGCCGCTCAGGAAATAATCGAAAAATATGATCCATGCATCCTCATCCTTGACCTGATGCTTCCCGGCAAAAGCGGTGAGGAGATTTGCCGCTGGCTGCGGAATGACCTGGAGAGCATGATGCCTGTCATCATGCTGACCGCAAAGGCTGCTGAGAAAAATAGAATCGATGGCTTCAAGCTTGGCGCAGATGATTATGTCGTAAAACCATTCAGCCCTGCTGAGTTGATGGTCAGGATTGAAGCGGTGTTAAGAAGGACGTCAAGCAGATGCGGGAAACTGACATTTACAGGCCTTACAATCAAGCCTGCAAAAGGCGAGGCAATGGTCGACGGTGAACCACTCGATTTGACCAATTTTGAATTCAGGCTGCTTCATATGTTCATGCAGCATCCAGGTCAAATCCTTTCGAGGACACAAATACTCGACACGATCTATGAAAACAACGAAAAAGCCGTGACTGAGCGGACGATTGACGTGCATATCAAGAATCTCCGGGAAAAAATAAAAGAAAAAACGCCTAAGGATTATATCCAGACAGTAAGAGGAATGGGGTATAAATTTGCGGCGAATTAA
- a CDS encoding cytochrome c biogenesis CcdA family protein, producing MADIGLFFAFTAGILSFFSPCVFPLLPAYITHLTGGKIEGSKVAVDRATLFTRSFGFIVGFSLIFIVMGASASFLGQVFANYRTIVMQIAGLLIIIFGLQMAGLLNIKFLMMEKKIQSETKSKGAFSSVFLGMAFASGWSPCVGLALSSILLLASSSDTLYQGMYLLTSYSLGMAVPFLIISFVISYSLKAIKKINKYLSKLALVNGMIMVGMGFLVLSGQMQKISAWLSAYSLFGV from the coding sequence ATGGCTGATATCGGATTATTCTTTGCTTTTACAGCTGGTATTTTATCATTTTTCTCACCATGTGTGTTCCCTCTTCTCCCTGCTTACATAACACATTTGACTGGTGGAAAGATCGAGGGCTCTAAAGTAGCTGTTGATCGTGCAACCCTTTTTACCCGTTCATTTGGATTCATTGTCGGTTTTAGCTTAATTTTTATCGTCATGGGTGCCTCAGCATCGTTCCTTGGACAGGTTTTCGCCAATTACAGGACAATCGTGATGCAAATTGCTGGATTGCTGATCATCATTTTCGGCCTGCAGATGGCCGGTTTGCTGAACATTAAATTCCTGATGATGGAGAAAAAGATTCAATCCGAAACCAAATCAAAAGGTGCATTCAGTTCAGTGTTTCTTGGAATGGCGTTTGCCAGTGGCTGGTCACCTTGTGTCGGACTTGCACTCTCCTCCATCCTGCTGTTGGCAAGTTCTTCCGACACTTTATATCAAGGAATGTACCTGCTGACTTCCTATTCTCTTGGAATGGCAGTTCCTTTCCTTATCATTTCTTTCGTCATTTCATATTCATTAAAAGCAATCAAGAAGATCAACAAATATCTTTCTAAGCTTGCTCTCGTCAATGGTATGATTATGGTAGGAATGGGCTTTCTTGTCCTTTCCGGGCAGATGCAGAAAATCAGTGCGTGGCTGTCTGCTTACAGCTTATTCGGAGTTTAA
- a CDS encoding LysR family transcriptional regulator → MNLEHLKTFIAAAKYESFSQAGKMLNLSQPAVSHQISQLEAYYDKQLFIRANRKIRLSEAGKTLYEHGQQLIALNEKLENLLAEGDSSQTIKIGCSNTIGECLISKMVQDFIKSNPEITSSQIQITIGTSVHITDLLYASEIDLALVEGQAGRYDFISHEFYDDLLVLGVSPQLRANPANQDPLTLEEMTWLIREPGCAMRQATLDLWNGLNIKPKSVLVYNSNTLIKEGVKNGLGVAVFSKLSICPEVQSRQLIVSPFNDRNRFRPFFLLRKDKQFKSNLHERVWDFIKELDENPNASC, encoded by the coding sequence TTGAACCTTGAACATCTCAAGACATTTATTGCAGCGGCTAAATATGAGAGCTTCTCCCAGGCAGGGAAGATGCTGAATCTCTCCCAGCCAGCCGTAAGCCATCAAATCAGCCAGTTAGAGGCTTATTACGATAAACAGTTATTCATCAGAGCCAACCGGAAAATTAGATTGTCAGAGGCCGGTAAAACTTTGTATGAACATGGACAGCAGTTGATCGCATTGAATGAGAAACTGGAAAATCTCCTGGCAGAAGGGGACTCAAGTCAAACAATCAAGATTGGCTGCAGCAACACGATCGGTGAATGCCTGATTTCGAAAATGGTACAGGATTTCATAAAGTCGAATCCTGAGATAACAAGCAGCCAAATTCAGATTACTATCGGGACCTCTGTTCATATTACGGATTTGCTTTATGCTTCTGAAATTGACCTCGCTCTTGTCGAAGGACAAGCTGGAAGATATGACTTTATTTCTCATGAGTTCTATGATGACTTGCTTGTTCTTGGTGTATCTCCACAGCTTCGGGCAAATCCTGCAAACCAGGACCCTTTAACGCTCGAGGAAATGACCTGGCTGATCAGAGAGCCGGGCTGTGCGATGAGACAGGCTACGCTGGATTTATGGAATGGCTTGAATATCAAACCCAAATCCGTCCTTGTTTATAATAGCAACACACTCATCAAAGAAGGTGTGAAAAATGGACTTGGTGTCGCTGTCTTTTCCAAGCTGTCAATCTGTCCAGAGGTTCAATCTAGGCAGCTTATTGTCAGTCCATTCAATGACAGAAATCGTTTCCGCCCCTTCTTCTTGTTAAGAAAGGATAAACAGTTCAAATCCAATCTCCATGAGAGAGTATGGGACTTTATAAAAGAACTAGATGAAAATCCTAATGCTTCCTGTTAA